In one Coccinella septempunctata chromosome 6, icCocSept1.1, whole genome shotgun sequence genomic region, the following are encoded:
- the LOC123314746 gene encoding metaxin-3-like, giving the protein MANETVEFRLNVVPGDFGLVSLDPECIQSILYTRIAKVPCEVRFSDSYKVCTLFSTPSLVDGKKVLKGNQEITQYLRSKNYNIDFGLNGMKCSTTMAITSLVQEKIRPLLEFVMWIDKRNAEELIIPWHMKVLRLPFNYFYTNRHKKDAENLIETMYPYEDNPEVIKDYLNKAATEAFSSLSSLLGEKDYYFEHSPTSLDILVYAYLAPFIKLPFVSVDIGNMFTNLWPNLEKFVKRIDAKFMPDLTDNARNVIQSERNLVNDEEVSISAVIILSVSAVTLVMTFIVQRGFFRLR; this is encoded by the coding sequence ATGGCCAATGAAACTGTTGAATTCAGGCTCAACGTCGTACCTGGTGATTTCGGGTTAGTTTCCCTCGATCCTGAATGTATTCAATCGATCCTCTACACCAGAATAGCCAAAGTGCCTTGTGAAGTAAGATTTTCCGATTCTTACAAAGTATGTACTCTGTTTTCAACACCAAGCTTAGTAGATGGGAAAAAAGTTCTCAAAGGAAATCAAGAGATAACACAGTATCTTCGCAGCAAGAATTACAACATAGATTTTGGATTGAACGGAATGAAGTGCAGTACAACTATGGCTATTACTAGTTTAGTACAAGAGAAAATAAGACCACTTTTAGAATTTGTGATGTGGATAGACAAGAGGAATGCTGAAGAACTGATTATTCCATGGCATATGAAAGTTTTGAGACTTCCATTCAACTACTTTTACACTAATAGACATAAAAAGGATGCCGAGAATCTGATAGAGACAATGTACCCTTATGAAGATAATCCTGAAGTCATTAAAGACTATCTCAATAAGGCAGCCACCGAGGCTTTCAGCTCCCTGTCTAGTTTGTTAGGAGAGAAAGACTATTATTTTGAACACTCACCCACTTCTCTGGATATCCTTGTTTATGCCTATCTGGCCCCATTCATTAAACTACCTTTCGTGTCGGTTGATATCGGAAACATGTTCACAAATTTATGGCCCAACTTGGAGAAATTTGTAAAGAGGATAGATGCCAAGTTTATGCCTGATTTAACCGATAATGctagaaatgtgatacaaagTGAAAGGAACCTGGTAAACGATGAGGAAGTGTCGATATCCGCAGTTATTATATTGTCTGTTAGTGCGGTAACTCTTGTGATGACTTTTATTGTTCAAAGGGGATTTTTTAGATTGCGATGA